The Candidatus Kryptoniota bacterium DNA segment AGCTCGGATATATGAACTTCACTTCTTTTCCCTGGAGACGAGATTGGGTTATAGCCATCTCGAGGAGATTCAATGTGCCGTCGACATTCACTTTGTGTGCGATCGTCGGTTGCCGCTCCGCGCGCGTAGAAAGAAGCGCGGCGAGATGATACACCGCGTCGAAGTCGTGCCCGGTCGAAAGCGAGTCAACGAACCGGTTGTCAAGGATGTCTCCCGTATATGCCTTGAAGCATTTCTTGCGCGTTTCTTCATCAAGAGTATTAAGGTCCATTGCTACCACCCGCATACCGTCGTGTTCTGCGAAATGAGAAATCAGACCGTGACCTATTTCTCCGTTTGCCCCCGTAATCAATATTGTCTTGTTTTCCATTATGTCTCCTTTTGAGAGAATGACTTGAAATTGCTCTCACCGGATGTGAAGTCGATAATGCAATTCGGCCCTTGAACTTTCGGTCTCAAGCCGGTTAAGATAATTCCTTGAACCCGAGTCAAGCAATTCATTTCGCGATCACACGGAAAGAGATGTCGAGTTGATCGGTAAGATGTCGGCAAAGCAGGTGAATCAGACCCGTGAATGAGCTCAGAAGACCAATCTATATACGGTCTTTTCAGCTTTTGGGAACGACCACATCGTACCACGCGCGTTTCTCCCGCGGTACGCCGTCGTCGATATGGATATGCTTGACTTCCATGTATTCTTCGATCCCGATCCGACCGAACTCTCTTCCGATCCCGCTTTGCTTGTAGCCGCCGAAAGGCGCGCGCTCATTCAGGAGATGCCACTCGTTGATCCAGACCGTTCCGGCCTTGAGCCTGTCGGCAATTTTTCGGGCCCGCTCCAAATTCCTGCTCCATACTCCGGCAGCAAGGCCGTATGCCACATCGTTCGAGAGAGACACCGCCTCATCATCGGTTTTAAATTTGGTCACGACGAGTACCGGCCCGAAGATCTCCTCCTGTGAAATCCTTGACCGGTTATCGACACCGACGAAGATTGTCGGCTCGACGAAGAACCCGTTCTTTAGTTCAGGTGCTTTAGGAATTCCGCCGCCGATAGCGAGCAGGTAATTTTCTTTCCGACCGCTGCTTATGTAATCAAGGACTTTCTGCTGTTGCTTCTTCGAGATGAGCGGTCCGATGTCCGTATCCGCGCTCATTGGATCCCCGAGTTTCATTTTGGCCGCGCGTTCCGAAAGCGTCGCGACAAATTCGTCATGTATTTTCTCATGGAGGAAAAGGCGAGTTGCCGCCTCACAACACTGGCCGGAATGGTAGAACATTCCGTAGAGAGAGCCGTCGATCGCGACATTCATGTCCGCGTCATCCAGAACTATGTTTGCGGATTTTCCGCCGCATTCGAGCGTGACGCGTTTGAGATCGTCCGAAGCGATCTGCATGATTTTCTTTCCGACGGCAGTTGAGCCGGTGAACGCGATCTTATCGACGTCCGGATGCCTGACGAGACTCTCTCCCGCATCGTTCCCGTAGCCGGGCAGAACATTCACCACTCCAGGCGGAATTCCCGACGCGTCAATTATCTTCGCGAGTTCCATCGCGGTAGCCGGAGTGAGCTCAGATGGTTTAAGGACGATGGTACATCCAGCTGCAAGCGCCGGCCCGATTTTCCACGCTGCCATCTTTAGAGGGAAATTCCAGGGGATGATCGCGCCGACAACTCCGACGGGTTCGTATCTTAAAATATTCCTGGCATATCCCGGTTTAGAAATCTCGATCATCTCGCGCTCATTTTCGCCGACTGCAAGCTTCGAGAATATATTGAATGCTCTCGCGCTCAGAAAAACATCCTCTCTTGCTTTCTTCAAGGTGGAACCCGAATCGAGGACTTCGAGCTCGACAAGCTCCGCCGCTTTTTCATTTATCAAGTCGGATATCTTCTTCAGGTATTTCGCGCGTTCATCAGCCGGAATCTCTGTCCACACTCCCGAGTGGAACGCTCGCCGCGCAGCTTTAACAGCGAGATCGATATCATCCGCTTTCGCTGTCGAAAACTTTGCAACTACCGAACCGTCAAAGGGGTTAATTGATTCCGCGGTTTCTCCTCCGGCCGAGTCGACAAACTTACCGTCTATATAGAGTCCGTATTCTTTCATTAATTACCGGATTTTATGTTTGCGTTTAATGCTCTCGATCTGTTTCGTGTGATGTTCCGAATGTTCAATCGCATCTTCCAGGAGGTCTTTCAGGCTGACCTTACCATTCTCGCTGTGAATCCCGAACCTCTCGAAGTCCTTTTCTTGCAGGCTCTTGAGGATCGGCACCATCGCGGCGCGAAGCGTGTAAAAAAGGGCGACGGAATTTTCGGCCGACAAATTCTCATAAGAAGACCTTTTTGCCCATTTATCCTGGTCGAACGCCATAAGGAGTGGAGTGTCTTCCGATAGCACTTTCTTCATGCGGTGTACCATATTCAGTTCCGAATCCGCCAGGTGATTAATTTGCTGCCTTATGCTCCACTTTCCGGGAGATAAACGCCTGTCGAGTTGAGATTCATTCAGTCCGTCAACAGCGGCGATAAGGTCACCGGGTCCGTTCTCGTATTTCCGGATAAGGGCCAGAGTTTTTGATTTCATTTCAATCCTCCTTTATGATTCTTCAATCGCTACGGCTTAATGATGGTCAGGAGAATTATCACAAGGACCAGTACCCAGTTCATAATGAATAACCCGGTCTGCCTGGAGTTTAAGACGGACAACTGAGAGTTTGCATCTTCAGGAGGGTTGAGCTGGTTCAGCTG contains these protein-coding regions:
- a CDS encoding aldehyde dehydrogenase family protein, with product MKEYGLYIDGKFVDSAGGETAESINPFDGSVVAKFSTAKADDIDLAVKAARRAFHSGVWTEIPADERAKYLKKISDLINEKAAELVELEVLDSGSTLKKAREDVFLSARAFNIFSKLAVGENEREMIEISKPGYARNILRYEPVGVVGAIIPWNFPLKMAAWKIGPALAAGCTIVLKPSELTPATAMELAKIIDASGIPPGVVNVLPGYGNDAGESLVRHPDVDKIAFTGSTAVGKKIMQIASDDLKRVTLECGGKSANIVLDDADMNVAIDGSLYGMFYHSGQCCEAATRLFLHEKIHDEFVATLSERAAKMKLGDPMSADTDIGPLISKKQQQKVLDYISSGRKENYLLAIGGGIPKAPELKNGFFVEPTIFVGVDNRSRISQEEIFGPVLVVTKFKTDDEAVSLSNDVAYGLAAGVWSRNLERARKIADRLKAGTVWINEWHLLNERAPFGGYKQSGIGREFGRIGIEEYMEVKHIHIDDGVPREKRAWYDVVVPKS
- a CDS encoding DinB family protein — protein: MKSKTLALIRKYENGPGDLIAAVDGLNESQLDRRLSPGKWSIRQQINHLADSELNMVHRMKKVLSEDTPLLMAFDQDKWAKRSSYENLSAENSVALFYTLRAAMVPILKSLQEKDFERFGIHSENGKVSLKDLLEDAIEHSEHHTKQIESIKRKHKIR